The following coding sequences lie in one Cydia strobilella chromosome 20, ilCydStro3.1, whole genome shotgun sequence genomic window:
- the LOC134750591 gene encoding uncharacterized protein LOC134750591 yields the protein MKLTVALVLALAAFAQAESDNTMEIAMSFVKDCQGDYFLCVKEKLLKIVDNLRASRSVTIADGIILKSNQEMRVPKKLDSLPVDPSARDVEVNYRLIDGVVSLFETHAVEVKLNQADKETLQRSLEEGRGKKKGGNMMGILGLLGAKVLFGKLFIVKLIALKALATAKVALVLAVILFVAYCFKHDHSKTTYEVVPHAHHHESHHPVHVEHSSHGGGGYSSYGSDWNKNLDEAQNLAYSAYAGHSK from the exons atgaaactgaCGGTCGCTCTCGTGCTGGCCTTAGCGGCGTTCGCGCAGGCGGAAAGTGACAATACCATGGAGATCGCGATGAGTTTCGTGAAGGACTGCCAAGGAGACTACTTTTTATGTGTCAAG gAAAAACTTCTCAAGATCGTCGACAACCTAAGGGCATCAAGGAGCGTCACCATTGCTGATGGCATCATCCTCAAGAGCAACCAGGAAATGCGGGTCCCTAAAAAGTTGGACAGCCTTCCTGTTGACCCCTCAGCCAGAGACGTCGAGGTCAACTACAGGCTCATAGATGGCGTTGTCAGCCTCTTCGAGACCCACGCCGTCGAAGTCAAGCTCAACCAAGCCGACAAAGAGACCCTGCAGAGGTCACTCGAAGAAG GTCGTGGCAAGAAGAAGGGTGGCAATATGATGGGCATTTTGGGTCTCCTCGGAGCCAAGGTGCTGTTCGGTAAACTGTTCATCGTCAAGCTCATCGCTCTGAAGGCCCTCGCCACCGCTAAGGTCGCTCTAGTTCTCGCCGTCATCCTCTTCGTCGCGTACTGCTTCAAGCATGACCACTCCAAGACCACCTATGAGGTCGTACCTCATGCACACCACCACGAAAGCCACCACCCCGTCCATGTGGAACACTCTTCTCACGGAGGCGGCGGCTACTCCAGCTACGGCTCCGACTGGAACAAGAACCTTGACGAGGCCCAGAACTTGGCCTACAGCGCATACGCCGGCCACAGCAAATAG
- the LOC134750640 gene encoding uncharacterized protein LOC134750640: MKFFLVLLSVAAVGYSSPVPKDESVLKTVVGSFVNCMNSDVNLCIKEHALRATERLGTFRKLNIFEGLTILNSNPKEARSLEPLSTEPQIRNKEVTERLWERANDLLQNSELEISFGVDDDEESRALGDAEEGRAKKKDMKKKIKMLLPLLHLLKAKLGALAVLFLGVIAFSIFKLALMAKIAFIAKAIALIKVLLAKKHEEHDGWDHPVHDDHGHGHGGWESPGWGRSGKIEGADMAYAGYKHQ; this comes from the exons ATGAAGTTCTTCTTGGTCCTTCTTAGTGTGGCCGCTGTGGGTTACTCCAGTCCTGTGCCTAAGGATGAATCAGTGTTAAAGACTGTGGTGGGCAGCTTCGTGAACTGCATGAATAGTGATGTTAACTTGTGCATTAAG gaACATGCCCTTCGTGCCACCGAGCGTCTTGGAACCTTTCGCAAACTTAACATTTTCGAGGGTCTCACGATCCTGAACAGCAACCCTAAAGAAGCCCGCAGTCTGGAGCCTTTGTCCACGGAACCCCAGATCAGAAACAAGGAAGTGACTGAAAGACTCTGGGAGAGGGCCAATGATCTGCTTCAGAACAGCGAGCTGGAGATCAGCTTTGgcgttgatgatgatgaagaatcCAGGGCTCTTGGCGACG CTGAGGAGGGCCGCGCCAAGAAGAAGGACATGAAGAAGAAAATTAAGATGCTCTTGCCCCTCCTGCATCTCCTGAAAGCGAAGTTGGGTGCCTTGGCTGTTCTCTTCCTCGGTGTCATTGCCTTCTCCATCTTTAAGCTCGCCCTCATGGCCAAGATTGCATTTATTGCCAAGGCCATTGCCCTCATCAAGGTTCTTTTGGCTAAGAAGCACGAGGAGCATGATGGATGGGACCATCCAGTCCATGATGACCATGGACACGGTCACGGTGGTTGGGAAAGCCCAGGATGGGGACGCTCAGGCAAGATCGAAGGCGCTGACATGGCCTATGCTGGATACAAGCACCAGTAG
- the LOC134750602 gene encoding uncharacterized protein LOC134750602 yields MWLKIAFLAIVALAASSPVQDGGVAENLVNVVSECIETDTSLCLKEKALKFTERLAVTKDISIFEGMTLINSGTARSARSYELLAEDPKIRESQIEERIANNVGDFLDNHVLQLRLSDLADNESRGLDEEARGKKKKKIKKILPLLLLLKLKLAALIPLFLGIIAFAAAKAVLLGKIAFAMQAVGLIRKLLNKGGSSHSSAPSVSYGPPQHHDEHPGYNYEPAQGWGRQAQDAQTMAYAGQLN; encoded by the exons ATGTGGTTGAAAATTGCATTCTTAGCCATTGTGGCGCTGGCGGCATCGAGTCCCGTACAAGACGGTGGAGTCGCGGAGAATTTAGTCAATGTGGTTTCCGAGTGTATTGAAACGGACACTTCGTTGTGTCTTAAG gaAAAGGCCCTCAAATTTACGGAGAGGCTGGCGGTGACGAAGGACATCAGTATCTTCGAGGGCATGACTCTCATCAACAGCGGAACAGCTCGTTCTGCCCGCAGCTACGAGCTTTTGGCTGAAGACCCGAAGATCAGGGAATCACAGATCGAGGAAAGGATCGCCAACAACGTTGGAGACTTCTTGGACAACCACGTACTGCAGCTGCGTCTGTCTGACTTGGCTGACAACGAGTCCCGTGGTCTTGATGAGGAAG CCCGcggcaagaagaagaagaagatcaaGAAGATCCTtcccctcctcctcctcctgaAGCTGAAGCTCGCTGCCCTCATCCCCCTGTTCCTTGGCATCATCGCCTTCGCCGCCGCCAAGGCTGTCCTCCTCGGCAAGATCGCCTTCGCCATGCAAGCCGTCGGCCTCATCAGGAAACTCCTCAACAAGGGAGGCTCCTCACACTCCTCTGCACCTAGCGTCTCCTACGGACCTCCTCAGCATCATGACGAGCACCCCGGCTACAACTACGAACCAGCCCAAGGATGGGGCAGGCAAGCCCAGGACGCGCAAACGATGGCGTACGCTGGCCAACTAAACTAA